A genomic segment from Malus domestica chromosome 05, GDT2T_hap1 encodes:
- the LOC103419753 gene encoding protopine O-dealkylase-like, with the protein MASLSQLPAGSESSNSLFSVIETAKEPLTSVPQCYVRLEQEPTPSELSDDNKGTFRSIPTIDMTKLVKGETSDFANQLEKLHSACKDWGIFQLVNHGVNPMLLENLEHEIEVFFKLPLEEKMKYAIRSGDVEGYGNIAKTKDQKLDWGDRFYIITNPIHRRKPYLFAELPSSIRNTLESYIMELDQLAMRLLGFMVKALKTDMREIEELFDTDGMQSVRMTYYPPCPQPELVVGISPHSDASGITILNQLNGVDGLQIKKDGAWMPVNFQKDAFVVNVGDIFEMLSNGVYKSIEHRAMVSSEKERVSVGMFFNPKFEAEIGPLRSLITPENPPLFQRVGMEKYVNDFFSRRRLDGKSYLEQMKI; encoded by the exons ATGGCATCACTATCGCAGCTCCCAGCAGGCTCTGAAAGCTCTAATTCGCTATTCAGCGTCATAGAGACCGCCAAAGAGCCCTTAACTTCAGTCCCACAATGTTACGTTCGTTTGGAACAAGAACCAACTCCATCTGAACTCTCTGATGATAATAAGGGCACCTTCCGTTCTATCCCTACCATCGACATGACGAAATTAGTTAAGGGAGAAACCTCAGACTTTGCAAATCAACTGGAGAAACTGCACTCAGCTTGCAAAGACTGGGGCATTTTTCAG ttGGTGAACCATGGAGTTAACCCTATGCTGTTAGAGAATCTGGAACATGAGATTGAAGTATTCTTTAAGCTTCCCTTGgaagagaaaatgaaatatgCAATAAGGTCAGGTGATGTTGAAGGCTATGGAAACATAGCCAAGACCAAAGACCAAAAGCTTGACTGGGGTGATAGGTTCTATATAATAACCAACCCTATTCATCGAAGAAAGCCGTACCTCTTCGCAGAGCTCCCTTCATCCATCAG GAATACCTTGGAGTCATACATTATGGAATTGGACCAACTTGCCATGAGACTTCTTGGGTTTATGGTGAAAGCTCTGAAGACAGATATGAGAGAGATAGAGGAGTTGTTTGATACAGACGGGATGCAATCAGTGAGGATGACATACTATCCTCCATGTCCACAACCAGAGCTGGTTGTAGGGATCTCACCTCACTCAGATGCATCTGGGATCACCATCCTCAACCAGCTTAATGGAGTTGACGGTCTCCAAATTAAAAAAGACGGAGCTTGGATGCCCGTCAACTTCCAAAAAGATGCCTTTGTGGTGAATGTCGGGGACATCTTTGAG ATGCTGAGCAACGGAGTTTACAAAAGCATTGAACACAGGGCAATGGTGAGTTCAGAGAAAGAAAGGGTATCGGTTGGGATGTTCTTCAACCCTAAATTTGAGGCAGAGATTGGGCCACTCAGAAGCTTGATAACCCCAGAAAACCCACCACTGTTCCAAAGGGTTGGGATGGAAAAGTACGTCAACGATTTCTTCTCCCGCCGTAGGCTTGACGGGAAATCGTACTTGGAGCAAATGAAAATCTAA
- the LOC103435120 gene encoding protopine O-dealkylase-like, producing the protein MASLSQLPAGSGSSNSLLSVIETAKEPLTSVPQCYVRLQQEPTPSELSDDNKGTFRSIPTIDMTKLVKGETSDFANQLEKLHSACKDLGIFQLVNHGVNPMLLENLEHEIEVFFKLPLEEKMKYAIRSGDVEGYGNIAKTKDQKLDWGDRFYMITNPIHRRKPYLFAELPSSIRNTLESYFMELDQLAMRLLGFMVKALKTDMREIEELFDTDGMQSVRMTYYPPCPQPELVVGLSPHSDVCGITILNQLNGVDGLQIKKDGAWMPVNFQKDAFVVNVGDIFEMLSNGVYKSIEHRAMVNSEKERVSVAMFFSPKFEAEIGPLRSLITPENPPLFQGVGMEKYVNDFFSRLRLDGKSYLEQMKI; encoded by the exons ATGGCATCACTATCGCAGCTCCCAGCAGGCTCTGGAAGCTCTAATTCGCTACTCAGCGTCATAGAGACCGCCAAAGAGCCCTTAACTTCAGTCCCACAATGTTACGTTCGTTTGCAACAAGAACCAACTCCATCTGAACTCTCTGATGATAATAAGGGCACCTTCCGTTCTATCCCTACCATTGACATGACTAAATTAGTTAAGGGAGAAACCTCAGACTTTGCAAATCAACTGGAGAAACTGCACTCAGCTTGCAAAGATTTGGGCATTTTTCAG tTGGTGAACCATGGAGTTAACCCTATGCTGTTAGAGAATCTGGAACATGAGATTGAAGTATTCTTTAAGCTTCCCTTGgaagagaaaatgaaatatgCAATAAGGTCAGGTGATGTTGAAGGCTATGGAAACATAGCCAAGACCAAAGACCAAAAGCTTGACTGGGGTGATAGGTTCTATATGATAACCAACCCTATTCATCGAAGAAAGCCGTACCTCTTCGCAGAGCTCCCTTCATCCATCAG GAATACCTTGGAGTCATACTTTATGGAATTGGACCAACTTGCCATGAGACTTCTTGGGTTTATGGTGAAAGCTCTGAAGACAGATATGAGAGAGATAGAGGAGTTGTTTGATACAGACGGGATGCAATCAGTGAGGATGACATACTATCCTCCATGTCCACAACCAGAGCTGGTTGTAGGGCTCTCACCTCACTCAGATGTATGTGGGATCACCATCCTCAACCAGCTTAATGGAGTTGACGGTCTCCAAATTAAAAAAGACGGGGCTTGGATGCCTGTCAACTTCCAAAAAGATGCCTTTGTGGTGAATGTCGGGGACATTTTTGAG ATGCTGAGCAACGGAGTTTACAAAAGCATTGAACACAGGGCAATGGTGAATTCAGAGAAAGAAAGGGTGTCGGTTGCGATGTTCTTCAGCCCTAAATTTGAGGCAGAGATTGGGCCACTCAGAAGCTTGATAACCCCAGAAAACCCACCACTGTTCCAAGGGGTTGGGATGGAAAAGTACGTCAACGATTTCTTCTCCCGCCTTAGGCTTGACGGGAAATCGTACTTGGAGCAAATGAAAATCTAA
- the LOC103434947 gene encoding transcription factor GTE12 codes for MIATKTMLSSNKLKIKFACKRIEADPGKKFEADTNYSRSHSCDYGHHASIREVSAMAKSSLPGSKKRGSSGDLEGQKEKKRKIDRSVKVQCLTILKTLMSKKESWPFNEPVDPVKLGIPDYFRIISYPMDLGTVKSKLQKDLYLSAEEFAADVRLTFSNAMLYNPPGNPFHHLAENLNSFFEMRWGLLDEKLSHGSSKVESGNPSNGQIKKVTCARQNPCNSPPLQNSSVSKRPISGEEKVRVPVGATDAEAELSKTAQNSNPKLSSKNLNRSTDSACKQASGSINAKQPSSLVCLKCGSCGNVACQCRRPSDSTHKSFNDKSSERSMGREHGLSNSTVPRLDCQTKSLSTSQTIKSDPESDGAVSALDGENICSSSRLTTPVVDAASGEGWSTSLFDVELSPKRALRAAMLKSRFADTIWKAQQQKLLDHGDRSDPLKMQQERARLERKQREEKARIEAEIRAAEAATRMRAENELKQQRERKREEARIALEKMRQTVEIETSLKILEELGRFAGFSVSAPILNFNRGSGAFGGSHPQSPLEQLGLFLKPEYSGDDDDDNDESTLYGDGEEGEIV; via the exons ATGATTGCCACGAAAACCATGCTGTCGAGCAACAAGCTGAAGATTAAATTTGCCTGCAAAAGAATTGAAGCTGATCCTGGAAAAAAATTTGAAGCTGATACTAATTACTCTAGGAGTCACTCGTGTGACTATGGGCATCATGCCTCAATCAGGGAGGTCAGCGCAATGGCGAAATCTTCACTTCCAGGTTCTAAGAAGCGTGGATCCTCAGGCGATCTTGAGGgtcagaaagagaagaagaggaagattgatcGTAGTGTGAAGGTGCAATGTTTGACGATCCTCAAAACACTGATGAGTAAAAAGGAAAGCTGGCCTTTCAATGAACCAGTTGATCCTGTGAAGCTGGGAATCCCAGATTACTTTCGCATCATCTCTTATCCCATGGATTTGGGCACGGTAAAATCAAAGCTGCAGAAAGATTTGTACTTAAGCGCTGAAGAGTTTGCAGCTGATGTCAGGCTGACTTTTTCTAATGCCATGCTCTATAATCCTCCTGGCAATCCTTTTCATCATCTGGCAGAAAACCTGAATAGTTTTTTTGAGATGAGATGGGGTCTTTTAGATGAGAAGTTGAGTCATGGAAGCTCCAAGGTTGAATCAGGGAATCCATCGAATGGGCAAATTAAGAAAGTAACTTGTGCTAGACAGAATCCATGCAACTCTCCTCCCTTGCAAAATAGTTCGGTGAGCAAGAGGCCTATTTCAGGTGAAGAGAAGGTCAGAGTCCCTGTTGGTGCAACTGATGCTGAG GCAGAGCTTTCTAAAACAGCTCAGAATTCTAATCCCAAATTGTCATCAAAGAACTTAAATAGAAGCACCGATAGTGCCTGTAAACAAGCTTCAGGCTCTATTAATGCAAAGCAGCCATCAAGCCTGGTTTGCTTAAAATGTGGCTCATGTGGCAACGTTGCATGTCAATGCAGGCGTCCTAGTGACTCGACCCATAAGTCCTTTAATG ACAAATCTTCTGAAAGGTCAATGGGCAGAGAGCATGGTTTGTCTAATTCTACTGTACCCAGACTG GATTGTCAAACAAAAAGCTTGTCAACATCCCAGACGATCAAATCAGATCCAGAATCTGATG GGGCTGTAAGTGCTTTGGATGGTGAAAACATATGTTCCAGTTCTAGGCTTACAACTCCAGTAGTGGATGCTGCTTCTGGAGAAG GATGGAGCACTTCTCTTTTTGATGTTGAACTGTCCCCAAAAAGGGCTCTTCGTGCTGCAATGCTAAAGAGTCGCTTTGCAGACACTATTTGGAAAGCTCAACAGCAGAAACTTCTAGATCAT GGTGATAGAAGTGATCCGCTTAAGATGCAGCAAGAAAGGGCTAGACTGGAGAGGAAGCAGCGTGAAG AGAAAGCAAGGATCGAAGCAGAAATAAGAGCTGCTGAAGCTGCCACACGAATGAGGGCTGAGAATGAGTTGAAGCAGCAAcgggaaagaaaaagagaagaagcTCGAATTGCACTTGAGAAG ATGAGGCAAACAGTTGAGATCGAGACAAGCTTGAAGATCCTAGAGGAACTTGGAAGGTTTGCTGGGTTCTCCGTATCCGCTCCTATTCTCAACTTTAATCGTGGGTCTGGGGCTTTCGGGGGGTCACATCCCCAATCACCTTTGGAGCAGCTAGGTTTATTTCTAAAGCCCGAATATTCAggagacgacgacgacgacaacGATGAATCAACGCTGTACGGGGATGGGGAGGAAGGAGAGATCGTTTGA
- the LOC103434948 gene encoding eukaryotic translation initiation factor 4E-1, translating into MVVEDAPKTSASEDQAKTEANPTPREDDDEPEEGEIVGDQDSASSKPSKGIAPQSLPLEHSWTFWFDSPAAKSAKSKQEDWGSSIRPIYTFSTVEEFWSIYNNIHHPSKLNVGTDFHCFKYKIEPKWEDPVCANGGKWTVTYPKGKSDTSWLYTLLAIIGEQFDHGDEICGAVVNVRPRQEKISLWTKNAANEAAQLSIGKQWKGFLDYNETIGYIFHEDAMRQERGAKNKYVA; encoded by the exons ATGGTGGTCGAAGACGCACCCAAGACTTCAGCTTCCGAAGATCAGGCCAAGACCGAGGCGAACCCTACACCGAGGGAGGACGACGACGAGCCCGAAGAAGGAGAGATCGTCGGCGACCAAGATTCGGCGTCTTCGAAGCCGTCGAAAGGAATAGCGCCGCAGTCACTCCCTCTGGAGCACTCCTGGACCTTCTGGTTCGATAGCCCCGCCGCCAAGTCCGCCAAGTCCAAGCAGGAGGATTGGGGCAGCTCCATCCGCCCGATCTACACCTTCTCTACCGTCGAGGAGTTCTGGAG CATTTACAACAATATACATCATCCGAGCAAGTTGAATGTGGGGACGGATTTCCATTGTTTCAAATACAAAATTGAGCCAAAGTGGGAGGATCCTGTTTGTGCTAATGGAGGAAAGTGGACTGTCACTTATCCTAAAGGGAAATCTGATACCTCTTGGTTGTATACG TTGCTAGCAATAATTGGAGAACAGTTTGATCATGGCGATGAAATCTGTGGAGCAGTTGTCAATGTCAGACCTAGGCAAGAAAAAATATCTCTTTGGACCAAGAATGCAGCAAATGAAGCTGCTCAG CTGAGCATTGGGAAACAATGGAAGGGGTTTCTGGATTACAATGAAACTATTGGATACATATTTCAT GAGGATGCGATGAGACAGGAGAGAGGTGCCAAGAATAAATACGTAGCCTGA